The segment GAGAAAAATCAAAACTATATTTTAGGAATAGTAGGTGCAATTGCAATTTGTGTGCTTGGTTACCTTGCGTATGAGCAATTTATCCAAAAACCGAAAGAGTCTGAAGCGATGAACGAAATGTTCCAAGCGCAATCTTATTATGAGATGGCACTTACTGCAGAGTCTAAAGATTCTTTATATAGTTTAGCTTTAAACGGAGGACAAGGTAAATATGGGTTTATCGATATAATAGATAACTACGGAAGTACCGATGCTGGAAATCTTGCAAATTATTATGCTGGAATGGCTTATTTGAATACTCAAAAATATCAAGAAGCGATAGACCATTTAGACAACTTTAGTAGTGACGACGCTTTTTTAGGACCTATTGCAAAAGGTGCAATTGGCGATGCTTTTGTTCAATTAGAGCAAAACGAAGAAGCACTTAAATATTACGAAGAAGCTGCTAAAATGCGGGATAATGAATTAACTGCACCTCGCTTTCTTTTAAAGGCAGGGATTACAGCATTGAATACTGGTAAGAAAGATGTTGCTTTAAAGCATTTTCAGAAAATTACTGAAGAATATCCTAATTCGCAAGAAGCAAAAAAAGCGGACCTTTATGTAGGGCAAGCTGAATCAATGCAGTAGTATG is part of the Marixanthomonas ophiurae genome and harbors:
- a CDS encoding tetratricopeptide repeat protein — encoded protein: MATYKKRGYKPKTKAEKQEAIEEESTTAEVFSTLDQGASRTEAWVEKNQNYILGIVGAIAICVLGYLAYEQFIQKPKESEAMNEMFQAQSYYEMALTAESKDSLYSLALNGGQGKYGFIDIIDNYGSTDAGNLANYYAGMAYLNTQKYQEAIDHLDNFSSDDAFLGPIAKGAIGDAFVQLEQNEEALKYYEEAAKMRDNELTAPRFLLKAGITALNTGKKDVALKHFQKITEEYPNSQEAKKADLYVGQAESMQ